A window of Loxodonta africana isolate mLoxAfr1 chromosome 3, mLoxAfr1.hap2, whole genome shotgun sequence genomic DNA:
gcactccttggaatttctatggggtagttctactctgtcctttaaggtcactatgagtcggaatcgactcgatggcagtgggtttggttttggtttgggtgtctttttgagcttctttctggatgtcctgtccttcactgataatggtgtgttgaagtcttctattattgtggagctgtgtatctcacttttcaatgttgatagagtttgtcttatgtatcctgcagtcctgtcattgcataaatatttaatatggttttatcttcttggtataaaattaaaaaaataattttatattgtccctttaatcattatcctttatgatggaatttactttaaagtctattttgtcagaaattagtattgccactcctggtctgttttgattgttgtttgcttgatatattttttcccatcctttgagttttagtttgtttgtgtctctaagtctaaggcgtgtctcttgtaggcagcatagagacagatcctgttttttgatccattctgccactctgtctctttattggtgcatttagtccatttacattcagcataattatggataggtatgaatttaatgctatcattttgatgtcttttttttttgtgtgttgctgacagtttcttcttcccacataattttatgtgctgagtagattgtctttatgtatggtcctttccttatattcattgttgttgattttgtttcttctgagtctttgttttttccttgtattttattttgatgtgtaggatagtttgtctcctttgtagttacctaattatctacccctatttttctaaatttaaacctaaattttatttctttgtattgccttatcttcctcttcatatggaagatctatgacaacatttcttagtccctctttattgttttaatgttgtcttcttttatgtaataacattgctgttacactgttctgagcatttttttttaatcttgatttatttttgtgatttccctgtctgggttgacttctgattgctctgcccagtgtcctagtctttggttgatacctgatgttattgattttctaaccaaagaaatccctttagtatttcttctagttttggtttggattttaccaattccctaaccttctgtttatctggaaatgtcctaatttcagcttcatatttgagagagcattttgctggatatataattcttggcaggcatttttttcccttctattttttatgtaagtaagcccattcccttcttgcctgcatggtttctgccaagtagtctgagatTTTTCcttttggctctcctttgtaggtgacttttttattgatccctagctgttcttaaaattctctctttgtctttggttttggcaagtttgattacaatatgtcttgatgactttcttttaagatctaccttaagtggagttcaaagagcgtctcggatagatatcttctcatctttcatgatatcagggaattcttctgccaacaaatcttcaacaactctctttgtattttctgttatccctccctgttctggtactccaatcacttgtaggttgtttctcttgatagagtcacacatgattctaaaggttttttcattttttttttaattcttttatttgtttttcttcaaatatattggtgccaagtgctttatgttcaagttcacaaattctgccttccacttgctcaaatctgcttctctgactttctatcgagttgtctacttctgtaattttgttattAATCTACTGAATTCCTGATTGTTGTCTATGGACTTTTCCAGCTTATTACATGTTTCATTAGGTTCCtgaatagcctttttaatttcttcagctgctttatctgtgtgttccttggcttgttctgcatattgcctcatttccttcctgatgtcttgaagggttctgtatattaatcttttgtattctgcctctggtaattgcaggaatgcactttcatctagaagatcccttgattctttgttttgagagcttgttgaggggatcatggtctgtttctttatgtgacttgatactaactgttgtctctgagccatctataagttattgcattagtttattttctgtttgcttactgtatcatagcttcttgctttgttttgttttgatatgcccaatgggttgcttgagtgagctagctcgattatttttgcatttggggctctgacctcctgttctcAGATGGCtggaggtgttatcaggtatatcagtctaggagtccattcacttttcttgtatgaattcagttcaggtgtccaggtagctgctcatcaagtgcatggtacaggctctgtcctatagtgtcagagggcaggggtgattggtgtaggtaccagtatctggttgcagcaggggctcatgctctgaacaaggcagggggctgagcatcatcccccaagtgtctctgaggaaagagtgtccctgttccctagagtgtatagGTGGGtttgttctgcagatggaccatgggaacCCAGTGTATTTggtcgtaaggactgggaggtaccagttatccttggacccttgttgtgggtggctgggtgacctgaatggagccaccagtccttaggcccctgatgtgggtatgtgaggaccctgtttaataagcaaagcaatgtccatcaccaaacacccacctctccactgcatagctgcaacagttgtagtctgccaacaagagcttattctcctgaaacaggccacACAGGCACATGCAGagaggaaaggtactcaaagtccatgtactgtttatgcctggacaggagccgcttctgcctGAGCTCCCCAAGATAGCGGAGCTGGCTACTTATCTtctcccccaattgtgaatttattccttctccaggaccTGGAGGATGGCTATAGGTGCTCAacatggcctatctcaggcccaggtaaatcagcagccactgaagctggcttggtggCAGGGGTGCaataaaatatacccaagtacttagtacttagcttttgccgaaagctcagttcttctcaggttccagaggtgtgagtaggctgcgtggctggctacctctccctgaggaaactgcctcAGACACTTCTGGGGATGGTGCCTGAGAGCTCTCGGCatttcaggtccagtaactcctctccacttctgaactgtctttttctcccccttttccccttagctcattttctaaccttgcctttgatgttcagggctctagtttgtcataaatatactcatttcacttttttgtttttttttgtctttgttgtaagagggctcactggaggGATCTGTCTATACTGCCATCTTGGCCCACCTCCTGACCTACGATCTTagtggagcagtggtgattggtgtatgcataggtttctggttgcagcaggaggtcacactctgtgGAAGGCAGGGCCTGACAACCTTCCTCCAAGTTTCTTTGAGAAAGTCTAGtctctgttctgtagagtgcACTGGTTGGTGGGCTCAGCAGccataccataggcacccaattaTTTTAACTGTAAGAACTGTGAGGCACCACTTATCCATGGACCCCCTGTCCAGAGTGACTTGGtggtatgggtggagccaccagtccttaggtccctgctATGAGTAGGTGAGGTCTGTGTTTAATatgcagagcagtgtcaaacatcaaaaaccggCCTCTCcagtgcacagctgaaacagttacagtcaaaCGTCAAGGACATTCACCCTTGAAATATATTTGCGAGATCCTTTCTGCTGTACTGGGGCCACCTGGGTCCATGCAGGGATGAAAGACATTCAAAATCGGtggactgcttgtgcctggacaggagctgcttctgctctaagTTTTCAGATTAGGGAagccggcagattatttttcccccttttgtcaatttgttccttctcccaggccaggtgaatggctcagggagtgcaGCAGGATGtaactcaggcccagggaaatcaactgtcacTGAAGCTGGTTGGGGcaaagggaggagggatcagacagATGGGGGAGAGTTCTTTCAcaaggaggagctattagatctgcaCTGTAAATTAGACATAATCACTTATCTTGTTCCGAGAGTGCTCTTATATCTCAGATTCCGAAGGCGTACATGGGTTCTACATGCTGACTTGGACCCCCAGGGGTCTTGCTAGGGAATTGGGGCTGCACCCCACAGAGTCATGTCCgacaacttcttgctgcttctgcactgtctttccctccccttgtcactcagtccgatttcttaactttgcctttgatattcagggttcctagcttgtcatatatataattgaatcacttgttttttggggtctttgttgtaagaggggccacTGGAGGCATCTGGCTCCTCTGCCAACTTCCCCATGCCTACTCTCTGAGCCCAGGTATATCTTATTATGTTTTATCTATTATTGCACATATTTGAAGTGAATGGAGTTAAGATGGCAACGGGTAACACTACAATGCCAACTTGTCTCAAGTTGATTTTAATATATCAAATAACCATAGATTAAATTTCTTTACCTATAGAAATAGTggtaaaataaattcataaacacatgaaaatattgaattaaaaaaacgACAAGTTTCTAACTGAatattcacttaaaacacaatcttcATCTGTTAAATTTTGGTTAAAATCTAACAAAATTTACTGAATATGGATAAACCACATTTTTAATGTTGTTCCTGTCACATTATAATTTCTCACAActctattaaaaatcaaaagcccTGATTTCAACCCACAATCtcccaatataaagaaaaatgtatgttaaactaacATAAGGAAGTTGGAAAAGGTGGTTATAGAATTCTAAATAGGGAGTAACAGATCTAGATCTGCTTATATTGATCAGGGGCAAAACCGATCAGGGGATAGGCTAGAATATCTTTTAAAATACACAAAAGATAGGCTAAGTTTCAGGAAACAGTCATTATTCTTAGAAGAAACTGCTGAGTTTGCATTTCTACATTATATTagctatatttatatattttcatattcacgcatataaaaaaaaactgtacttaaccaaaaccaaaccaaacccactgccgtcgagtcgattccgactcatacacaCCTAATATTGATTTTGGTTTTCCTGATACCGTTGATTAGATAGAGATGTCCTTTGTTGTACGTAAGAAGAAAAGATCGGAATCCAGTTGGAAAATGATGATGGGTCCGCATATACAATGTATGTGACATGGAGGTGAGCACAACAGGTGCAGCAAAGTGAATGGCATGAAGCTGGTCTCATAGGAAATCAACAATCCTGAACTCCACCTTCTAAAGTCTTGGTCTTCTAGGATTTTTACTGCCTTGCAATCAGAATGACAATAAATGTGTTGGGCTAATGAGGAGCTTTGGATATTGAGCCTCCAGGGATAGAGAGACTCCAAATAGGCTGCCTGGAACATCTCACTTTAGAGTTCTTCCCCTATAAGGACACATGACCCTCTTCCCAGAGATGACCCTTTTTGCCCAGGAGTCTAGTGCTTCACTCAGACTCTCTGTCCTTCCTGAGGACATATCTTCTGTCTTCTGCATCCAGAGCAGATGTCAGGTATCATTCCTCAGCCAGCCAGGTAACCTAAAGTCCCCTAGTTAATATTTGGAAAGTTAGTGTTTGAAAAGGGCATCCAGGAGAATGATGCATGTGAAGAGAGTACATGCAGGAAATGACTGGAACCAAGTCTTCCATGGGAATCTTGCTTGTCTGTCTTTTTCTTGCCAGGTTTTCTTAGAACTTTGCACCAATATCAAAGAGTCCTCATTCTGCTAGTCTCTTGCTCTGTCTCTACAACTGCAAGGATGATTTTCCTGTTGAGCGGAACCCTAACCCTTGTCAAACAAGATGACCGTTACAAAATTTTCTGACATTAACTTGCGATCTTGTGGTGGTAATGGCAGAGGAGGGTTTGTCAGCTCCATTTTATCTTCCTGGTTCTTAGTACATGTTTGTATTATCTCCATTGCCCTTTCTGATCTTTGGGGAAGGAGATGGAGACCCAGATTGACTTATCAGGCTGCCTTCTAAGTCTATCTATTTCTATTTATAAAAttactaaatatttaaaatgatcaTAAAAGCACGGATAGTGTAATAAGAAAATAACCATTCCCACCCCTTTCCAGAAGAAATTAATGTTGACATTCTGCTAGATTAgcttcaggtcttttttttttaattttttttgaataacCAAATAATATGCATACAGAATTTACCACTTTTGTATCCCCCTCcattcctcttcttccttccccaAGATAATGTTTGCCTCTGGTGAtgctgctgctactgctgttGGTCCAGTGACCACACATTTGATTGTCTTGTCACCCAGTAATCCCATCAGATTCATCAACAATATGGAACCCAGGAACCAAACAAGTGTTTCAAAAtttcttctcctgggactgacaGAAGATCCAGAACTGCAGCTTTTCCTCTTTAGCCTATTCCTGGCCGTGTACATGGTCACTGTCCTTGGAAATCTGCTCATTGTCCTTactgtcagctctgactcctacctgcacactcccatgtacttctttgTCTCCAATCTGTCCATTACTGACATCTGTTTAAGTACAACTACCATCCCAAAGACGCTGGTGAATATCAAGATGCAGAATCAGAGCATCACTTATACAGGCTGCCTTAATCAGATTTTCTTTGTCCAGGTTTTTTGTGgttttgaaaattttcttcttGCAGCtatggcctatgatcgctatgtggccatttgtcacCCACTGAAGTACACAGTCGTCATGAACCCTTGCTTCTGCAGCCTGCTAGTTCTACTTTCTTTGTTCATCAGTATGGTGGATGCACTGCTCCACAGTCTGATGGTTTTGCAGCTGTCCTTTTGCACAGATCTTGAAATCCCTCAGTTCTTCTGTGAACTTCCTCAGGTCCTCAAGCTCGCCTGCTCCAGTACCCTCATCAATAACACCCTGATATATTTTGTGGCTTGCATATTGGGTGGTGTTCCTCTCTCTGGGATCGTATTCTCTTACACTCGAATTATCTCCTCCGTTTTAAGAATGCCATCAGCTGATGGAAAGCATAAAGCTTTCGccacctgtgggtctcacctctctGTTGTTTCTTTATTTTATGGGACATCTGTTGGTGTGTACCTCAGTTCTGCATTTGCACTCTCTCCCAAGAAGACTGCAGTAGCCTCAGTGATGTACATTGTGATCCCTCAAATGATGAATCCTTTTATCTACAGCCTAAGGAACAGGGACATAAAAGTAAGCTTGAAAAAACTCATTGGTAGGATGCCTTCTATTTAGTGATGTGTCATCTGTGCCAATTCACTAGTTATACTAAGACCTATCATTGAAAAACTCTCCCTGCTGGTCAGCATCAGCATCAACAACACATAGTTTCATCATCTACAAAATGGTAATTATATTTTCTCAGGGGTTTTAGAtaattggaaaatatttgaacatCACCAGTGAAAAGGACTTTGGTGCTAATAATTAAAAGAATCTCAGGCACTAATATGctcaaaaaatgaaaaggactatCTTTCATTAGAAAGACTTCAGAGATAGGGAATGTACAGGAATAGGACAGTAGGGCTTCATTAGTCCTACATGTGGTGGCTTCATCCCAGGACTAATTTCCCTCATGGTCTCTGGATTTTTGTAGCAGATGCAGATATAATACCACACACAATACTCAGAGAGAGAACTTACTGTCCTTCCTAGGCCTATTGTTAATAGACTTTTTGATGCAGTCATCAGAAGACATGCCTCCTGTAGTAGGTTAGGTGGTTGCCCCCAAAATGGTATTTCCACATCCTCATTCTTGGATCCTGTGACTATTACTGACATGATAAGAGGGTTACTGTTACCCTAATTGGACCAAGGGTCTTGGCAGAGAGGGAGATTAAGCCTGGATTATCCTCATGGGCCTAATTGCAATCACACATAGTCTTATAACATAGACAGGGCTGAAGACACAGAGAAAAGTAGGAGGCAATGCGACCATAGTGGTAGAGGTTGGAGTGATATGGTCacaggccaaggaacacctggagccacCAAGCTCTTTCTGaaactggaagaggcaatgaCTGGTTTCTCCACGAGACTCTTCTAAGTAGTATACCTCTGCTGACACCTTTGTTTCTGACTTCCAGCCTTCAGAgccgtgagataataaatttctctttttaagcaatcaactttgtggtaattttttatggCAGCcaaaggaaactaatacactctcCCATCACCAGTGAGAATAGGAGCGTATGCCCCTTCTTAATCTAATTCCCGATACTGGGGAAAATGGTCATTATACGAGACTTAAGCTGACCGTTTGGAGTGCAATTCCTTTGGGAAGTCAACCCAAACCACTACAAGCACTTAATACAGTGCCTcccacatagtaagtactcagtaaaaCTGAACTGGTATCATTGTGTTCCATTTCTTGCCAATATTCACAAGTTATGCAATCCTTTTGCTCTCACATATTTTTGCACTTGCATCAGTAATTATATTTGCTTGCCTTTATTTTAACATCTATCATAGGCTTTTTCTAGTCTTAATTATATAGTCAAATGAATAATTCTTGGGTAGGCATGATAAAAGCTGGTAATATTTTTCTGGCTCCTTATTTGGTTTGACTTCTCCTAACTGATTTATTGAAAAGAACTGATGTGAGTTTTACATTTCTCCTTAGTCACCTTTTGTCTTGCTGTGCTTCTTACTCTTCTCTGGCACAGTCTACAGACTCCATTTGAGTAAAATTAATCGAATCACTAGAGTTTTAGAGTATTGGCTACTATCTTGGACCTCTTGTCCAAAACGTTTTAACCTTTTGGTGATCCTATTATTTTCTgctctgaattttattttctcttgatatcatgtgttttcattaatggaagtatgctgagtcatggagtgtgtttaaatttttggttgataatatggattttgacaaatatTATCTGGCACTACATGGTTATAGTAATAAACTTGTTGCATTCTCAAGCCTGCTGATTGATGGGTGACTGTCTGTCCCAGTGAGTTTTGGTTGCTGAAAATACAGTGGGGCACCTTCCATTACATGGGGGAACTTCTGGTTTTCCAAAGATGACACTCAAAAAAAGTAATACAATTCCCACCCTctccccaacaacaaaaaaaaattcaggaaaccAGAAATATTcttacaaggcttatctaggAGGTACAAAGGCCAAAAGACATAAAATTTTAATCCAATCACACTTCCTGATTGCACTTCCTTACTTGCAAGCCTCGTACTCCAGGTATTTTGCTTCAACTAGGTTTCTTTCACCTTTTGCTATTAGGCAAGACCTCACTGAAGGGCAGCAAATACTTGTAGTGAGAAAACCAtactcccaaagaactccagaggcataaaaagtagtTGGGATATCGTATGTCCATAGGGCAGCAAAAGGGTGATGTCTCTTTATGAGGGAAATAGTTTTTCTATGAACAAGATCTTTACTTTGAGGAAGACACGTTGAGTGTAAAATAGGACAGGAGAAAAGGTAAATTGGCAAGATTAAGGAGACGACTTTTCCCACAACTACAAAAAAGCTGGACTAGAAGTCATAATCCTCTCTATGCGTGTGGAGGCGAGAGCAACAGGGGCCTCAGAGGAGAGCCAAGGGAGTGCAGGAAAGTCTTCTGTTCATCAAAGAGGGTAGAAGGTTCAGGggaggggttatgtttagtaacATTCCTGGAGGACAGACACCTAACGTATCTTCTAGTGCTGAGCTTCCTCCATTGATGTCTGCAGAACTCCTGCAGTGATGAGCCACCTGAGACCCTGTTCATATGGCAGATTTCTGGACCTCACCCAAGAACTACTACCTTATAATCTCTGGGGAGACAGCTGAAGGATGATTGTTTTTAATAAGTTCTTTTTGGGATCCTGATGTGCTCAAGTCTGAGAAGCATGACTTTCATATTAGGAGACCATAGGAGAATGTATTTAGAATCTGGAGTATGAAAGACCTTTCCTCAGTTTTACTTGTTAAAATATCATACACAAATTAGTGTGTGAAATGTGTCTGTAGTTCTTAAAAAGTAGCAAGATAATGACAAAATATATATCTGTCAGGGAttgaagtataaagaaaaaaatccccccaaaaatgtgtgtatcagttggactgggccatgatttctggtattgtgtgattttcctacacgttgtaaatcctgtctctatgatgttaatgagagaggatgggcagcagttgtgttagacaggactcaacctataagattagattgtgtcttgaggcaatctcttgggatataaaagagagatgcaaacagagagacaggggaacctcataccaccaagaaagcagtgccaggagcagagcgtgtcctttggacacaggtttcctgtgcagagaaactcctagcccaagggaagattgatgagaaggccaacccagagagaaaaccttcccgtGGTGCTGACACCCCGAAATTGGACTtcgagcctactttactgtgaagaaataaatttctctttgttaaagccatccacttgcggtatttctgttatagcagcactagatgactaagacaatacttATCAccagatgaataaataaagcattatcGTCACCACAGCATGCACTTGAGCAGTCCCCAATCATATCACACTCCTCATCTCCTGAACTCTGTATCatttctttgatgttcttttattAGGTGAATCCTATGAAATTGCCAGGATTTGAGAGGATACACATACTGACATTTTCATAGGATATAACTGCACCTTTTTATCACCCCCGTATATATCTATTAAACCAATCTGACTCTTTTTGAACTTGTTAGAAATCTagccattttttctttcttttttttttttagctgtaataAAATACTCATCACATAAATTACCATTGAAAACATGTTAAAAATCACAATTCAACGGCACTAAGTAAATGCCAATTTTGTGCAACAATCACCGCTGCCCGGCTCCAGAACTTTTTCATCCCCTAAAAGGAAACCCCATATCTATTAGTCAGTCACTCTCCAATCCTTTCTTTCCCCAACTCGGGCAACCACTtatcttctttctgtctctatagcttTCCCTAATCTGATATTccatacaaataaaattttataatatgTGGACTTTCGTGTCTGGTAGCATAATTTCAAGGCTCTTTTATGTTAtagcatgcatcagtacttccttcctttttgtagttgagtaaTATATCATTGTATGGTTTTctcacgttttgtttatccattcatctgttgatgggcatttcagttgtttttactttttatattttatgaataataaagctataaatatttctgtataagtttttgtgtggacatatgttttcatattTCTTGGGTGTATaccaggaatggaattgctgtgtCAAATGGTAACTTCATATTTTTCCATTTGGGAAATTGCcagattatttttcaaaatagctGCACCATTTGAAAATCCCACAAGCATTTTATGAGGTTTCCCATTTCTTTGCAACCTTACCAACACTTGTCATTTTCACTTATcattatttattgttattattatttttataaggcctctaggtggcacaaacaatttgttcatagctactaaccaaaaggttggcagttcaaattcactcattggcaccacagaagaaaggcctgtcaatctgcttccataaagattagagccaaaaaaaacccaataatgccattctactctgtaacacataaggtcatcatgagtgcAAATTGAGAAATTATTATtcttgttactattattattaccataCAAGTGGTGTGACATGGTACTCATTGTgatttttgattttcattttcctgatgactaatgatgttgagcatcattTTAGGTGCTTGTTGGCAATTTGTAtaacttctttggaaaaatatttgTTCAAGTTCTTTTCTCGTATTTTTATACGGTTTATCTTTCTGCTGTtgagttttaaaaattcattacATACTCTTgatattaaactcttatcagatatatgatttgtaaatatttttcccattttatggtTGCCTCTTCACTCTCTTGATAATGTAAGTGGATGGACAAACATATTTAATGTTGATGAATTACAATACAACTACCTTTTTGTTTGTGACCTGTGCTTTTTTAAGAAAGTATTTCTTAATCCAAGCTCATGAAAATTTGCCACTACGTTTTCTTCGAAGAGGTTTTCAGTTTTAGGCCTTATATTTTTTGATCCACTTTGACTTCTCTTTTCTGTATGGTATGAGGCAAGGATTCacctttattttgatttatttattttgcatgtggctatccagttgtcttaataccatttattgaagagattttTGTTTCTCCATTGAATGGATCTGGTCCTAAATGCTTAATCTGCATGTATGAATTCTCCATATTAGTTGTTTTTCCCATCACTGTGTTTTTGAAATTCAAACCTGTGATTGGGAGTAACACTATCTCTTTTATTTTCAATGCTTCATACTTTCACATTATGTAAAGTAACATCACAAAAGTTCTCCTTTTTTGATGTTGAAAGAAATTTTGCTAGTTAGTTTTTTGCTTTTATGAATAAAGCTATTTCAATATTCTCACACATGTCTCCTAGTGGAAATAAGGAAGAATGTTATACTTGAGGAGAAGTAGGTTATTGGACATAGGGGAACACCATTTTTATCTGGGTAACTTTAAAGCGTTTTCTCAAGCGGTTGAGCTAATTTACACTCTGACCGGTTGTGCCTTGC
This region includes:
- the LOC100673164 gene encoding olfactory receptor 7G2-like, with protein sequence MFASGDAAATAVGPVTTHLIVLSPSNPIRFINNMEPRNQTSVSKFLLLGLTEDPELQLFLFSLFLAVYMVTVLGNLLIVLTVSSDSYLHTPMYFFVSNLSITDICLSTTTIPKTLVNIKMQNQSITYTGCLNQIFFVQVFCGFENFLLAAMAYDRYVAICHPLKYTVVMNPCFCSLLVLLSLFISMVDALLHSLMVLQLSFCTDLEIPQFFCELPQVLKLACSSTLINNTLIYFVACILGGVPLSGIVFSYTRIISSVLRMPSADGKHKAFATCGSHLSVVSLFYGTSVGVYLSSAFALSPKKTAVASVMYIVIPQMMNPFIYSLRNRDIKVSLKKLIGRMPSI